The following are encoded together in the Bacillus sp. V2I10 genome:
- a CDS encoding amino acid ABC transporter ATP-binding protein: MISVKALKKSFGKNEVLKGISMEVKPQEVVVVIGPSGSGKSTFLRCLNLLETISEGHVYIEGADLTARSTDINAIRKDVGMVFQHFNLFPHKTVLENLTVSPIIVRKWSKEKAEAKARDLLQKVGLSEKVNVYPDSLSGGQKQRVAIARALAMEPKIMLFDEPTSALDPEMVGEVLEVMKQLAKEGMTMMIVTHEMGFAREVGDRVIFMDEGMIIEENTPMELFENTKHERTKSFLSKIL, encoded by the coding sequence ATGATCTCGGTAAAAGCACTGAAAAAATCTTTTGGTAAAAATGAAGTACTCAAAGGGATATCAATGGAAGTAAAGCCTCAGGAAGTTGTCGTCGTTATTGGACCTTCAGGCTCAGGAAAATCAACGTTTCTGAGGTGTTTGAATTTATTGGAAACTATTTCAGAAGGGCATGTGTACATCGAAGGAGCGGATTTGACCGCCAGATCGACAGACATCAATGCTATAAGAAAAGATGTGGGAATGGTCTTTCAGCATTTTAATTTGTTTCCGCACAAGACAGTCCTTGAAAATCTGACGGTCTCACCCATCATTGTACGAAAATGGAGCAAGGAAAAAGCAGAAGCTAAAGCAAGAGATCTGCTGCAAAAAGTGGGGCTTTCTGAAAAAGTAAATGTTTATCCGGATTCCTTATCAGGCGGACAAAAGCAGCGTGTGGCGATTGCACGGGCACTCGCGATGGAACCGAAAATCATGTTATTTGACGAGCCAACCTCCGCACTGGATCCGGAAATGGTTGGAGAAGTGCTCGAAGTCATGAAGCAGCTGGCTAAAGAAGGAATGACAATGATGATTGTCACGCATGAAATGGGCTTTGCCCGTGAAGTAGGAGATCGTGTCATCTTTATGGATGAGGGCATGATTATCGAAGAGAATACCCCTATGGAATTATTTGAAAATACGAAGCATGAACGAACAAAGAGTTTTCTCAGTAAGATTTTATAG
- a CDS encoding amino acid ABC transporter permease yields the protein MDFRFDIIADYLPLFIEGTLWTIAITIMGVLLGAILGLFIGIGKMMKNPLAKLPFVWYINFFRGTPLLVQIFIIHFGVMPLFMTTVNPIISGVVSLALNAAAYIAEIFRAGIKSIDRGQMEAARSLGMNHMQAMKEVILPQAVKRMIPPLGNEFIVLLKDSSLISLISVPELMYWGKAATGQYYRIWEPYLTVAFVYLVLTLSLTYLLNYVERRLDTE from the coding sequence ATGGATTTCCGTTTTGATATTATAGCAGATTATCTGCCGCTTTTTATAGAAGGAACACTATGGACAATCGCCATCACGATTATGGGCGTACTGCTTGGCGCAATCTTAGGTCTATTTATCGGAATAGGTAAAATGATGAAAAACCCGCTGGCAAAGCTGCCTTTTGTCTGGTATATCAATTTTTTCAGAGGAACACCGCTGCTGGTTCAGATATTCATAATCCATTTCGGCGTTATGCCGTTGTTTATGACTACCGTGAATCCCATCATATCAGGAGTTGTCTCCTTAGCCTTAAATGCTGCTGCTTACATAGCGGAAATTTTCAGAGCCGGCATTAAGTCAATCGACAGGGGACAGATGGAAGCTGCACGATCACTTGGAATGAATCATATGCAAGCAATGAAGGAAGTAATTTTGCCGCAGGCAGTGAAACGGATGATTCCTCCGCTTGGAAATGAATTTATCGTGCTGCTTAAAGATTCTTCGCTGATTTCGTTAATTTCAGTGCCGGAATTAATGTATTGGGGCAAGGCCGCTACCGGTCAATATTACCGGATTTGGGAACCTTACTTAACAGTCGCTTTCGTTTATTTAGTGCTTACATTAAGCCTAACCTATTTGCTAAATTATGTTGAAAGAAGGTTAGACACAGAATGA
- a CDS encoding basic amino acid ABC transporter substrate-binding protein — MKNSNKLIGVLLFTIILMLSGCGSSEKASNGAESDEKKVLKVGTDAAFAPFEYMDKGKIVGFDVDFLDAVMEEAGYKHTLENIGWDPLFASVQGKQIDLAISGITINDDRKQTYDFSIPYFESTHMIVFKEGTDIKSAEDLKGKKIGVQNGTTGQLAAEKVVGANNNISKYDTTAVAFMALENNDVEVVVTDNVVASEYAKNNPNSKVKAIEDKESFESEFYGLMFPKDSKLKAEFDEAIKAVIESGKYAEIYEKWFGKEPSVDTLLKAE, encoded by the coding sequence ATGAAAAACAGCAATAAGCTTATAGGTGTCCTGTTATTTACCATTATTCTCATGCTATCTGGATGCGGCAGCAGTGAGAAAGCAAGCAATGGTGCAGAGTCAGATGAGAAGAAAGTCCTTAAAGTTGGAACCGATGCGGCATTCGCGCCGTTTGAATACATGGATAAAGGGAAGATTGTTGGCTTTGATGTCGATTTTCTGGATGCAGTTATGGAAGAGGCAGGCTATAAGCATACACTTGAAAACATCGGGTGGGATCCATTATTTGCATCCGTACAAGGGAAACAAATCGATTTGGCGATCTCAGGTATTACAATTAATGATGACCGCAAACAAACCTATGATTTTTCAATTCCTTATTTCGAATCCACACATATGATTGTTTTTAAAGAAGGTACAGACATTAAAAGCGCTGAAGATCTTAAAGGGAAGAAAATCGGCGTGCAAAACGGTACAACCGGACAGCTTGCAGCAGAAAAAGTAGTCGGCGCAAATAACAATATATCAAAATATGACACTACCGCTGTTGCATTTATGGCACTTGAAAATAATGATGTTGAAGTGGTTGTGACAGATAATGTAGTGGCAAGTGAATATGCAAAGAACAATCCAAACAGCAAAGTCAAAGCGATAGAAGATAAAGAAAGCTTTGAATCTGAATTTTACGGCTTAATGTTTCCGAAAGACAGCAAGTTAAAAGCGGAATTTGATGAAGCAATTAAAGCGGTCATTGAAAGCGGGAAGTACGCAGAAATCTATGAAAAGTGGTTTGGAAAAGAGCCGAGTGTAGATACTCTATTAAAAGCAGAATAA